The Microplitis demolitor isolate Queensland-Clemson2020A chromosome 8, iyMicDemo2.1a, whole genome shotgun sequence genome has a segment encoding these proteins:
- the LOC103578999 gene encoding zinc finger CCCH domain-containing protein 18, which produces MSDSGSENSSDGYEGHRGRKTPPGGDDVSPRYGHKSSPKSPMSSAPSSPRVKSPCSPPASPLSPRERSPKSPSEPASPQSSQSHQSPRSPRSPRSPKSSRSRRSSIKSGSLSPKSYHSGNYIDSPRSDRSSPPASPIKNSDSYRPLIGPSSPKSPQNDRDTPKSFESDPPSPRSPQSPQSPKSPRNSESRDSSPKSLLSGRSSPKSPASGQSSPKSSKSGRESTTNERIHRKRSPNDKSERKSDSYNDLDGEQISDGDIDDEPELKSKPAPMTHGEDLSDVSDLDSMDGVEEAEQSRDKSNDQESNHLRTEEQKEDKEEKVSVNIAEESEQLDFEAEEQWKDDREDAESEVPSKEFKDTKDKDKDSKDKDPKDKDISIEAGEINDENGKEDTEDGEKVESELEEGELSDGDDARPEETEPRPVCRFYNRGQCTWGVSCRFLHPGVTDKGNYTMFDMVRPMTYPPHPSGPHDFRPHVERPNIRPMPGYPPVHHPPKGGEEFPSESAWERGLRHAKEMMRKANKRKESDMDFEEKKMNLSLGQEDVDREAGYYVRPMSPAEPPVERWPPREAPPRRVPHPRMTPEVYDEPEGYSYPPSGPPEYYRRVQYKVDPRPAGPEYRERVEHHVIPRGAPHSLSPPPMRERERERDREREYYEKYEKKHKKPSREVIVERIPVAKPWREEEPPPVERGRGDEWADPWMRRKSPSTVRRNPSSRRPRRQSYSSGSSYSSTSSSRSSSRSSYSSYDSLSRSRSPSPSARTRTHAKGKYPPPSPPAVNPLPTTQSRGAMLMNPPAPSPRGGPKGSISPTGTLHRRAGLNPPAPSPLIVARHHEKSRDKAALAAAAVAKVIKSRSRSRSSHSSSGSESSGSSSDSSESSYSSSSSIEVRRRKNISPSTRKESSKNNEAAKIINLKPQLVKLNLKPQNNIPPPKKIDRSATIAGKKRPLESSPISDTKASVAAAAAKAAKKASSRREELLKQLKAVEDAIARKRSKV; this is translated from the exons ATGTCAGATTCTGGTTCTGAGAATTCTTCAGATGGCTATGAAGGTCATCGTGGACGAAAAACTCCACCTGGCGGTGATGATGTATCACCACGTTATGGTCATAAATCAAGTCCAAAATCACCAATGAGTTCAGCTCCGTCTTCACCTCGTGTCAAGAGTCCATGCTCTCCACCGGCATCTCCATTGTCACCCAGAGAAAGATCTCCAAAGTCACCTAGTGAGCCTGCATCACCGCAATCATCTCAATCTCATCAATCGCCAAGATCTCCACGATCGCCACGATCTCCAAAATCTTCTCGTTCGAGACGTAGTTCTATTAAGTCCGGTAGTTTATCTCCAAAATCTTATCATTCCGGTAATTACATTGATTCACCGAGATCTGATCGTAGTTCACCACCTGCGtctccaattaaaaattccgaCTCTTATAGACCTCTTATCGGTCCAAGTTCCCCAAAATCACCGCAAAATGATAGAGATACTCCTAAATCATTTGAGTCTGATCCACCTTCACCACGATCACCGCAATCACCACAATCACCAAAATCTCCCAGAAATTCAGAATCAAGAGACAGTTCACctaaatcattattatcagGACGCAGTTCGCCTAAATCACCAGCTTCTGGACAAAGCTCACCCAAGTCTTCTAAGTCTGGTCGAGAATCTACAACAAATGAGCGTATACATCGAAAACGATCTCCAAATGATAAATCTGAACGAAAAAGTGATTCTTATAATGATTTAGATGGAGAACAAATATCAGATGGTGATATTGATGATGAGCCAGAGCTAAAGTCAAAACCAGCACCAATGACACACGGAGAAGATTTGTCAGATGTTTCAGATCTTGATAGTATGGATGGTGTTGAAGAGGCTGAACAGAGTCGTGATAAAAGTAATGATCAAGAATCAAATCATTTACGCACAGAAGAGCAAAAAGaagataaagaagaaaaagtatCAGTTAATATTGCTGAAGAAAGTGAACAGCTTGATTTTGAAGCTGAGGAACAGTGGAAAGATGATCGTGAAGATGCTGAATCTGAGGTACCCTCTAAAGAATTTAAAGATAcaaaagataaagataaagacTCTAAAGACAAAGATCCTAAAGATAAAGACATATCAATAGAAGCTGGTGAAATAAATGATGAGAATGGTAAAGAAGACACTGAAGATGGTGAAAAAGTTGAATCTGAACTTGAAGAAGGTGAATTAAGTGATGGTGATGATGCACGTCCAGAAGAAACAGAACCACGGCCAGTTTGTCGTTTTTACAATCGTGGACAATGTACATGGGGTGTGAGTTGTCGTTTTCTTCATCCTGGTGTTACTGATAAAGGTAATTATACGATGTTTGATATGGTAAGACCAATGACTTATCCACCACATCCCAGTGGTCCTCACGATTTTCGGCCTCACGTTGAACGACCAAATATACGACCAATGCCAGGTTATCCACCTGTTCATCATCCACCAAAAGGTGGTGAAGAATTTCCATCTGAATCAGCTTGGGAACGTGGTCTTCGTCATGCTAAAGAAATGATGCGTAAAGCAAATAAGCGCAAAGAATCTGATATggattttgaagaaaaaaaaatgaatctcaGTCTTGGTCAAGAAGATGTGGATCGTGAAGCAGGATATTACGTAAGACCAATGAGTCCAGCCGAGCCACCAGTTGAAAGATGGCCTCCACGAGAAGCTCCACCTCGAAGAGTTCCACATCCACGTATGACACCAGAAGTTTATGATGAGCCAGAAGGTTATTCCTATCCACCCTCAGGCCCTCCTGAGTATTACCGGAGAGTTCAGTACAAAGTTGACCCACGTCCTGCTGGACCAGAGTACAGAGAACGCGTTGAACATCATGTTATACCACGTGGTGCTCCTCACTCTTTGTCTCCACCACCAATGCGTGAACGTGAACGAGAACGTGATAGAGAGCGtgaatattatgaaaagtatGAAAAGAAACATAAGAAACCATCTAGGGAAGTGATTGTTGAAAGAATCCCAGTTGCTAAACCTTGGCGAGAGGAAGAACCACCACCAGTAGAACGTGGACGTGGAGATGAATGGGCTGATCCATGGATGAGACGTAAATCACCCAGTACCGTACGTCGTAATCCATCTTCTCGACGACCTAGAAGACAATCTTATTCATCCGGGTCATCATATTCAAGCACaag ctccAGTCGTAGTTCAAGTCGCAGTAGCTATTCCTCTTATGACTCTTTGTCCAGGTCCCGTTCCCCATCTCCCTCAGCCCGAACCAGAACCCATGCCAAAGGAAAATATCCTCCACCTTCACCTCCTGCTGTTAATCCTTTACCAACGACGCAATCACGGGGTGCGATGTTGATGAATCCACCGGCACCATCTCCACGTGGTGGTCCTAAAGGTTCCATTTCACCAACTGGTACCCTTCATCGACGAGCTGGACTAAATCCACCAGCGCCCAGTCCTTTGATTGTAGCACGTCATCATGAAAAGAGCCGAGATAAAGCTGCACTTGCCGCCGCTGCAGTTGctaaagttataaaaagtCGTTCGCGATCTag atCTTCACACAGTAGCTCTGGTTCAGAGAGTAGTGGAAGTAGTAGTGATTCAAGTGAATCGAGTtattcatcatcatcgtcaatTGAAGTTAgacgaagaaaaaatatttcacctTCAACGCGTAAAgaatcatctaaaaataacgaagctgcaaaaataataaatttgaaacccCAATTAGTTAAACTTAATCTTAAAccacaaaataatataccaccacctaaaaaaattgatcgcAGTGCAACAATAGCCGGTAAAAAACGACCTTTAGAGTCATCACCAATCTCGGACACTAAAGCAAGTGTTGCTGCAGCAGCAGCTAAAGCTGCTAAAAAAGCTAGTTCACGGCGTGAAGAATTACTCAAACAACTTAAGGCTGTTGAAGATGCCATTGCACGTAAACGATCtaaagtttga
- the LOC103579000 gene encoding glucose-fructose oxidoreductase domain-containing protein 2: MLPGIGLFGTGSIVRMIVPFLREKGFKIEALWGRTIAEAEQVAKDLDIAFHTSRIDDVLLRKDVDLIFIMCSPNLHAQIAVKALGIGKHVVCDKPAGLSQSEALKMVRAAQYYPSLISIVNHSLRFLPAFVKMKNALDDGYLGGPVTVIDIRVQMGSLLRNAYDWLCDDTMGGGILALVGSHVIDLLFHLLNQKASRVHAVVRTFTQTTNNINGIRRVTSPDFCCFQIELTGGTLVTATLSNHLQGQLTQEVLICGVNGHLLVRGGDLYGCRNEQEEILYRDIECLKNSYPNVSDSIPRPYIKGLKKMIEALREAFQPVEDKRGWIKEPVSQAATFEDGLYIQAVIDALRQSNKRREWTKVTILTEEPDPNPLLSAAVRATAISI, translated from the exons atgttgccaGGAATTGGTTTGTTTGGTACAGGAAGTATAGTTCGTATGATAGTACCATTTTTACGAGAAAAAGGTTTTAAAATTGAAGCTTTATGGGGTCGTACGATTGCTGAAGCTGAACAAGTTGCTAAAGATCTTGACATAGCATTCCACACTAGTCGTATTGATGATGTATTACTTCGTAAAGATGTcgatcttatatttattatgtgtTCACCAAATTTGCATGCACAGATAGCAGTAAAAGCATTGGGAATTGGTAAACATGTTGTGTGTGATAAACCTGCTGGATTGAGCCAGAGTGAGGCCTTGAAAATGGTTCGTGCTGCTCAGTATTATCCTTCATTAATAAGCATTGTGAATCATAGTCTGAGGTTTCTTCCAGCatttgtaaaaatgaaaaatgctTTAGATGATGGTTATCTAGGTGGTCCTGTTACAGTTATTGACATTAGAGTTCAAATGGGTAGTCTATTACGCaatg CATATGATTGGCTTTGCGATGATACAATGGGTGGTGGTATCCTAGCACTTGTTGGAAGTCATGTCATAGacttattatttcatttattaaatcaaaaagcATCAAGAGTTCATGCTGTTGTTAGGACTTTTACAcaaacaacaaataatataaatggtATACGCCGTGTTACTTCGCCAGATTTTTGTTGCTTTCAAATAGAATTAACAGGAGGTACACTAGTAACAGCGACATTAAGTAATCATCTTCAAGGTCAATTAACACAAGAAGTTTTAATTTGTGGAGTTAATGGTCATTTACTTGTAAGAGGTGGTGATTTATATGGATGTCGTAATGAACAAGAAGAAATACTTTATCGTGATATtgagtgtttaaaaaattcttatccaAATGTATCAGATTCAATACCACGACCGTACATTAAAGgattaaagaaaatgattGAAGCACTGCGTGAAGCATTTCAACCGGTAGAAGACAAAAGAGGATGGATTAAAGAACCAGTATCACAAGCTGCTACATTTGAAGATGGTCTGTATATTCAAGCCGTTATTGATGCATTGAGACAAAGTAATAAACGACGTGAATGGACTAAAGTTACAATATTGACTGAAGAACCTGATCCGAATCCGCTTTTAAGTGCTGCAGTACGTGCTACTGcgatttcaatttaa